In Thamnophis elegans isolate rThaEle1 chromosome 4, rThaEle1.pri, whole genome shotgun sequence, the following proteins share a genomic window:
- the LTV1 gene encoding protein LTV1 homolog translates to MPHRRKKPFIEKKKAVTFHVVHRSQKDPLTADDSAPQRVLLPTLKRNDEKRKEEQRKYGVFFDDGYNYLQHLKEASGPSELVPSSFPNKGRIVGSTEGEVDEIQHILAPTINLPSSVFASEFEEDVGLLNKAAPVPGPRPDLDPDIIAALDDDFDFDNPDNLLEDDFILAANKPGSLEQEKELSCLSEDEDAWEDVEEEEDGEDEECDSEGPLSDDSDFKGKMKEFIFMEEETKSRFTEYSMTSSVMKRNEQLTLLDERFEKFFEQFDDDEIGPLDNAELEGFIQSDSARLQEVLNDYFREKAKDCVKLDDIETKKEAELPLNEEEDEIEEMVTLIIEKPKEKWDCESILSTYSNLYNHPKVIEVPKKLKSIKVSKKTGIPLDVLPQRGPTAKQTEQMQRINDSDLPRISTQPRSKDESKEDRKARKQAIKEERKERRIEKKANKSVFKQEKTRQEKELLNVKQNLQGLKLS, encoded by the exons ATG CCCCACAGGCGGAAGAAACCTttcatagaaaagaaaaaagctgtAACATTTCATGTAGTGCACAGAAGTCAGAAGGACCCTTTGACAGCGGATGATAGTGCACCCCAGAGAGTTTTGTTGCCTACATTAAAG AGAaatgatgaaaaaagaaaagaagaacagcGGAAATATGGAGTGTTCTTTGATGATGGTTACAATTACTTGCAACATTTGAAAGAAGCTTCAGGACCTTCTGAACTTGTTCCATCAAGCTTCCCAAATAAAGGCAGGATTGTAGGGTCTACAGAAGGGGAGGTAGATGAAATTCAACATATTCTG GCTCCCACCATTAATCTGCCCTCTTCAGTATTTGCATCAGAATTTGAAGAAGATGTGGGACTATTAAACAAAGCTGCTCCTGTTCCAG GACCTAGACCGGATCTTGATCCCGACATTATTGCAGCACTAGATGATGACTTTGATTTTGacaatccagataatctgcttgaAGATGACTTCATCTTAGCAGCTAATAAACCTGGAAGCCTAGAACAGGAGAAGGAACTCTCTTG CTTATCTGAAGATGAAGATGCAtgggaagatgtggaggaggaagaggatggagaAGATGAAGAATGTGATTCTGAGGGTCCTTTGTCAGATGACAGTGATTTTAAAGGGAAGATGAAAGAATTTATCTTCATGGAAGAAGAGACCAAGAGCCGTTTCACAGAGTATTCCATGACCTCTTCAGTCATGAAAAGAAATGAACAACTGACACTTCTGGATGAAAGATTTGAGAAG tttTTCGAACaatttgatgatgatgaaatTGGACCACTGGATAATGCTGAATTAGAAGGTTTTATCCAAAGTGACAGTGCTCGATTACAGGAAGTTTTGAATGACTACTTCAGAGAGAAAGCAAAGGA ttgTGTGAAACTTGATGATATTGAAACCAAGAAAGAAGCAGAGTTGCCCTTGAATGAGGAAGAAGATGAGATTGAAGAAATGGTAACCTTAATCAttgaaaaaccaaaagaaaaatgggATTGTGAATCCATTTTAA GTACTTATTCAAACTTATATAATCATCCAAAAGTTATTGAGGTGCCAAAAAAG CTTAAATCAATTAAAGTGTCCAAGAAGACAGGAATCCCACTAGATGTTTTGCCTCAGAGAGGACCTACAGCTAAACAGACTGAGCAAATGCAAAGGATTAATGACTCTGATTTGCCAAGAATATCCACACAGCCACGCTCTAAGGATGAGAGTAAGGAGGATCGGAAAGCTAGGAAACAAGCTATCAAAGAAGAACGAAAA GAACGCAGgatagaaaagaaagcaaacaagTCGGTCTTCAAGCAAGAGAAGACAAGGCAGGAGAAAGAGCTGCTTAACGTGAAACAGAATCTTCAAGGACTCAAGCTGTCATAA